One part of the Pseudoalteromonas ulvae UL12 genome encodes these proteins:
- a CDS encoding methyl-accepting chemotaxis protein has product MIKINHLLGKMLIPTKLRISVVLACFIIIGTQLSAAFKLKDSIIYERQQKAQYLVTALTSQINAIARQSDTSTPKKQQKVRDLLAQTRYGDSGYFFLFDENGNMVTHPIKPELNEQSMVHHHQTFISSAFRQFVDVANQRGSGFVTYQWPKPGSNEQERKSSFIYKLNHWGWAIGTGIYYADVETQFNERVMTILIEALFYIFLLIVVSNLIARNIIKPLTKLTQTMTVIAEQKNLTIALKTAGKDELTLMAKAFNAMTQHFRAVLQTITGNTHSLASQAEELACITSQIQTGITEQNQGTEAISIKVTDLDNSAKQVFEQTHCALNTAQRSAKLTQDGLAQLQENVSAIRQVARTVGQAQQTVLKLQSSSEQIGEVLNVIKQVADQTNLLALNAAIEAARAGEQGRGFAVVADEVRSLAMRTQQSTDDIQAIIHQLQAGVSDTVTQMTHSQQAALAGIAISEQGEVTLQHIDRAVREMSDINTDIAAASQQQTMAISDIANEMLQIATIAKQTEVGAAHTQEASIELSAMSHKLSQLVTEFKV; this is encoded by the coding sequence ATGATAAAAATTAATCACCTGCTTGGAAAAATGCTGATCCCAACCAAGCTTAGAATAAGTGTTGTACTGGCGTGTTTTATTATCATCGGTACGCAGCTTTCTGCTGCATTTAAACTCAAAGACAGTATTATTTATGAGCGTCAACAAAAAGCACAATACTTAGTGACAGCGCTCACATCCCAAATCAATGCAATTGCCCGCCAGTCAGATACATCAACCCCGAAAAAACAACAAAAAGTACGCGATTTACTCGCTCAAACCCGTTATGGCGACTCTGGCTATTTTTTTCTATTTGATGAAAATGGCAACATGGTCACCCACCCTATTAAACCTGAACTCAATGAACAATCTATGGTTCATCATCACCAAACGTTTATTTCTAGCGCGTTTCGTCAATTTGTTGATGTCGCTAACCAACGTGGCTCTGGTTTTGTTACTTACCAGTGGCCAAAACCGGGCTCGAATGAACAAGAACGCAAGTCGTCGTTTATTTACAAGCTCAATCATTGGGGCTGGGCCATCGGCACGGGGATTTATTACGCCGATGTCGAAACACAGTTTAATGAGCGTGTTATGACCATTTTAATTGAAGCCTTGTTCTACATCTTTTTATTAATTGTTGTGTCTAATTTAATCGCACGTAATATCATCAAACCACTCACTAAACTCACTCAGACCATGACGGTAATAGCTGAGCAAAAAAATCTCACGATAGCACTTAAAACCGCTGGTAAAGATGAGCTCACCCTGATGGCTAAAGCGTTCAATGCCATGACGCAACATTTTCGCGCTGTGCTGCAAACAATTACCGGCAACACCCATTCTTTAGCTTCACAAGCAGAGGAACTCGCTTGCATCACCAGCCAAATTCAAACCGGAATTACGGAACAAAATCAGGGAACCGAAGCTATTTCGATTAAAGTCACTGATTTAGATAATTCAGCCAAACAAGTATTTGAACAAACACATTGTGCACTTAATACCGCGCAGCGCAGTGCCAAATTAACTCAAGATGGCTTAGCACAACTGCAAGAAAACGTCTCAGCGATTCGCCAAGTCGCTAGAACAGTGGGTCAAGCACAACAAACGGTATTAAAATTACAAAGCTCATCTGAGCAAATTGGTGAGGTACTCAACGTGATCAAACAAGTGGCAGACCAAACCAATTTGCTGGCGCTCAATGCTGCTATCGAGGCAGCCCGAGCCGGTGAACAAGGTCGTGGTTTTGCGGTTGTCGCCGATGAAGTGCGCTCTTTAGCGATGCGCACCCAACAATCAACCGATGACATACAAGCAATTATCCATCAATTACAAGCAGGCGTCAGTGACACTGTCACCCAAATGACTCACAGCCAACAGGCCGCACTTGCAGGGATTGCTATCAGTGAACAAGGCGAAGTAACCTTGCAACACATCGATCGTGCTGTGCGCGAAATGAGTGACATCAACACCGATATTGCTGCGGCCAGCCAACAGCAAACCATGGCAATTTCTGATATCGCCAATGAGATGCTGCAAATCGCCACCATTGCCAAACAGACCGAAGTGGGCGCAGCTCACACCCAAGAGGCGAGTATTGAACTCAGTGCAATGTCCCATAAACTGAGTCAATTAGTGACTGAATTTAAAGTTTAA
- a CDS encoding MarR family winged helix-turn-helix transcriptional regulator, giving the protein MSPAKNEILDLQSFLPYRLSQLTSHVSETFAKVYQQQYQLSIPEWRILVNLAQRPASNAKELGECAAMDKSTVSRTIKILQDKHYVIKQPDPVDKRASVLSLSEQGWTLYKELVPLAKEWEETLLAALTSEQYEGLMNTIETLEQRLDALK; this is encoded by the coding sequence ATGAGTCCTGCTAAAAATGAAATATTAGACTTACAGTCTTTTTTACCTTATCGCTTAAGCCAATTAACCAGTCATGTCAGTGAAACATTCGCCAAAGTGTACCAACAGCAATATCAATTGAGTATCCCTGAATGGCGCATTTTGGTCAATTTGGCACAGCGACCAGCGAGCAATGCTAAAGAGCTCGGAGAGTGTGCGGCGATGGATAAATCAACGGTGTCTCGCACCATTAAAATACTGCAAGACAAGCATTATGTGATTAAGCAACCGGATCCAGTCGATAAGCGTGCCAGTGTACTGAGCCTCAGCGAACAAGGCTGGACACTTTACAAGGAACTCGTGCCGCTCGCTAAAGAGTGGGAAGAGACTTTGCTGGCTGCGCTCACGTCCGAGCAATATGAAGGGTTGATGAATACTATTGAGACACTTGAGCAACGACTCGACGCTTTAAAATAA
- a CDS encoding outer membrane beta-barrel protein: MKTQLRKKALTLAVAACLGVSGAAMANDTASAVKGQITGPNGNPAAGTKITIIHVPSGSTKNAVVNESGLFSAKGLRVGGPYQIIVDSDKFEDTMLEDVYLTLGNTYPVNVALNAKSDIEQIVVTGRPISSFAGGTGPSANFGLEQLENAPAINRDLKDIVRADPRIFIDESRGDDAIQCGGGNPRFNSLTLDGVRMNDNFGLNDNGYPTVRTPFSYDAIDQVAVELAPFDVNYGGFTSCNFNAVTKSGTNEVHGRVFFDYTNDSMTGDKIEGKDIPQGDFSEKRYGFSVGAPLIEDKLFIFVAYEELEGVELFDYPKLGNTADDSVSTADLARIVQIAKDKYNYDAGTTPTSMPVDDQKLLVKLDWNINDDHRASVVYNYNDGFKLSQSDDWAVTLDSHFYERGAEFTSVVGSVYSDWTDNFSTEVRIGKSDVDMRQESLDAASSFGEVQIRHNGQTVFLGPDDSRQSNDLDYDTTTFKVAGTYYLGEHEITGGYEFEEVNVFNLFMQHTQGEFRFDSIDDFEAGQAARVYYNNSAGTNNPDDVAANFGFAQHTFYLQDEYNFMDYDLSVTFGLRYDKFTSDDKPNYNAKFEQRYNFDNQKNMDGIDLLQPRFGFNWQAAENLEVRGGFGLYSGGNPNVWVSNAYSNDGATQIGLQERGVDLFNTPMVGGGLPIYEVPQSMYDEIANTPIGGGDGSVNAIDYSFEIPSEWKYAIGGTYFTEDNYIITLDLLHSQKQDSAIVYDIGLEDSGNVGPDGRPLYQRKDGRSGEYILSNVKGDDGQSTVLSAALSKEYDNGINFTVSYAYTNAEDVNPMTSSTSGSNYGNLAVTNPGNPGLATSNYEVPHRFTFQLGYKHEFFDGYNTRFNLLGQASEGRPYSYTFEGSDRNFGDDNWNGNRQLVYIPLVDDPKVVYNMSQDEINDMNAWIESEGLTRGQTLDRNSQNADWWVKFDVRISQDLPGFMDGHKGQAYFTIKNVGNLLNDDWGVLKEGAFVGNRMIETSINDNNQFVYEGFNKNNAQQDVKNYGSLWQMRIGVNYTF, encoded by the coding sequence ATGAAAACTCAACTACGCAAAAAGGCACTCACACTTGCTGTTGCTGCCTGTTTAGGTGTAAGTGGCGCAGCCATGGCGAATGACACGGCGTCTGCAGTGAAAGGTCAAATTACTGGCCCTAACGGCAACCCTGCAGCGGGTACTAAAATTACCATCATTCACGTACCATCAGGCTCTACTAAGAATGCAGTGGTCAATGAATCAGGTCTATTTAGTGCAAAAGGTCTGCGCGTTGGTGGTCCATATCAAATCATCGTTGATTCAGATAAATTTGAAGACACTATGCTTGAAGATGTCTACCTAACACTTGGTAACACTTACCCTGTAAACGTAGCATTGAATGCAAAATCTGACATCGAGCAAATTGTTGTTACTGGTCGTCCTATCAGCTCATTCGCAGGTGGTACGGGTCCTTCTGCAAACTTCGGTTTAGAGCAATTAGAAAACGCTCCAGCGATTAACCGTGACTTAAAAGATATCGTGCGTGCCGATCCACGTATTTTCATCGACGAAAGCCGTGGCGATGATGCAATTCAATGTGGTGGTGGTAACCCACGTTTTAACAGCTTAACGCTTGACGGCGTGCGCATGAACGATAACTTCGGTCTAAATGACAATGGTTATCCAACTGTTCGTACTCCTTTTTCTTACGATGCGATTGACCAAGTAGCCGTAGAGCTTGCACCGTTTGATGTAAACTATGGTGGTTTCACATCATGTAACTTCAATGCGGTTACTAAGTCTGGTACTAATGAAGTACACGGCCGTGTTTTCTTCGATTACACCAACGACTCAATGACTGGCGACAAAATTGAAGGCAAAGACATCCCACAAGGTGATTTCTCTGAAAAACGTTATGGCTTCTCTGTTGGCGCACCGCTAATCGAAGATAAATTATTCATCTTTGTCGCCTATGAAGAACTTGAAGGTGTTGAGTTATTCGACTATCCGAAACTAGGTAATACTGCAGATGACTCTGTTTCGACGGCTGATTTAGCGCGCATTGTGCAAATTGCAAAAGACAAATACAACTACGATGCCGGTACAACACCAACAAGCATGCCAGTTGATGACCAAAAGTTACTTGTAAAACTTGACTGGAACATCAATGACGATCACCGTGCAAGTGTAGTTTACAACTACAACGATGGTTTCAAATTATCACAATCTGACGATTGGGCCGTCACACTCGACAGCCACTTCTATGAGCGTGGTGCAGAGTTCACGTCTGTTGTGGGTTCTGTGTACTCAGATTGGACTGATAACTTTTCAACTGAAGTGCGCATTGGTAAGTCTGACGTAGACATGCGTCAAGAGTCTTTAGATGCAGCAAGCAGCTTCGGTGAAGTACAAATTCGTCATAACGGCCAAACTGTATTCTTAGGCCCTGATGACTCGCGTCAATCAAACGACTTAGATTATGATACAACGACTTTCAAAGTTGCGGGTACTTACTACTTAGGTGAGCACGAAATCACCGGTGGTTATGAGTTTGAAGAAGTCAACGTGTTCAACTTGTTTATGCAACATACTCAAGGTGAATTCCGCTTTGATTCAATCGACGACTTTGAAGCAGGTCAAGCAGCGCGTGTTTATTACAACAACTCTGCCGGTACTAATAACCCAGATGACGTAGCGGCGAACTTTGGTTTTGCACAGCACACTTTTTATCTTCAAGATGAATACAACTTCATGGATTATGATTTAAGTGTGACTTTTGGTCTTCGTTATGACAAGTTCACTAGCGATGACAAACCAAACTACAACGCAAAGTTTGAACAGCGTTACAATTTTGATAACCAAAAGAACATGGACGGCATTGACCTATTGCAACCACGTTTTGGTTTCAACTGGCAGGCTGCTGAAAACTTAGAAGTCCGTGGTGGCTTTGGTCTTTACTCTGGTGGTAACCCGAATGTTTGGGTATCTAATGCCTACTCTAACGACGGTGCCACACAAATTGGTCTTCAAGAACGTGGGGTAGACTTATTCAACACACCTATGGTCGGTGGCGGTTTACCTATCTATGAAGTACCACAATCAATGTACGATGAAATCGCTAATACCCCAATCGGTGGCGGTGATGGGTCAGTTAATGCCATTGATTACAGCTTCGAGATCCCATCTGAGTGGAAATACGCGATTGGTGGTACCTACTTCACTGAAGATAACTATATTATTACCTTAGATTTATTACATTCACAAAAGCAAGACAGTGCAATTGTGTATGATATCGGACTTGAAGATTCAGGTAATGTCGGCCCTGATGGTCGCCCGCTTTATCAACGTAAAGATGGCCGTTCAGGTGAATACATTTTATCGAACGTGAAAGGCGATGATGGTCAATCAACGGTTCTTTCTGCTGCACTAAGCAAAGAATACGATAACGGCATTAACTTTACTGTCTCTTATGCATACACCAATGCAGAAGACGTGAACCCAATGACGAGCTCTACATCAGGTTCTAACTACGGTAACTTAGCAGTCACCAATCCAGGTAATCCAGGCCTTGCAACATCAAACTACGAAGTTCCACACCGTTTCACGTTCCAACTTGGTTACAAGCATGAGTTCTTCGATGGTTACAACACCCGCTTTAACCTATTAGGTCAAGCAAGTGAAGGCCGCCCTTACTCATATACTTTTGAAGGCAGTGACCGTAACTTCGGTGACGACAACTGGAATGGTAATCGTCAGTTAGTGTACATCCCACTGGTTGATGACCCTAAAGTGGTTTACAACATGAGCCAAGATGAAATCAATGACATGAATGCATGGATTGAGTCTGAAGGCCTAACACGTGGCCAAACACTTGACCGTAACAGCCAAAATGCAGATTGGTGGGTGAAGTTTGATGTACGTATTTCACAAGACCTTCCTGGTTTTATGGATGGACATAAAGGCCAAGCGTACTTCACCATTAAAAACGTTGGTAACTTGTTAAACGATGACTGGGGTGTGTTAAAAGAAGGTGCATTTGTGGGCAATCGTATGATTGAAACTAGCATCAACGATAACAACCAGTTTGTTTACGAAGGCTTTAACAAGAACAATGCTCAACAAGACGTGAAGAACTATGGTTCTTTATGGCAAATGCGCATTGGTGTGAACTACACATTCTAA
- a CDS encoding S1/P1 nuclease produces MKSTIKITATVIFSTFLTFSMMSKSYAWAQNGHRVVGQIAENHLTDTTKMAIRHLLEGDKLPEVTTWADEMRSNPDTFWKKESGKWHYINMSSAAEFKPKQYRITAHKGEVTDAYAAILKSIAVLKSEDTTLDKKRFYFRFLTHLVGDIHQPMHVGRKHDHGGNKIKVKYFGQDTNLHRLWDRDLVEGENLSFSEFAYFIDTNNKELIAEYLNSEPKDWVMESFHIAQTLYEIEDGDFSYAYVYEQSNTMKTRLLQGGIRLAGVLNAIFDPAAIPLVNALSTHQHTEVNN; encoded by the coding sequence ATGAAAAGCACAATAAAAATTACCGCGACTGTCATATTTTCGACATTTTTAACCTTCAGTATGATGAGCAAATCATATGCTTGGGCACAAAATGGTCACCGCGTTGTAGGTCAGATAGCAGAGAATCATCTGACTGACACCACCAAAATGGCCATTCGTCATTTACTCGAAGGTGACAAGTTACCAGAAGTCACGACTTGGGCTGATGAAATGCGCTCTAACCCTGATACGTTTTGGAAAAAAGAGTCAGGCAAATGGCATTACATCAATATGAGTAGTGCAGCAGAGTTTAAACCAAAGCAATACCGCATTACCGCTCACAAAGGTGAAGTAACGGATGCGTACGCTGCAATTTTGAAAAGTATCGCAGTACTTAAAAGTGAAGATACAACTCTTGATAAAAAACGTTTTTACTTTCGTTTTTTAACCCATTTAGTCGGCGATATCCACCAGCCAATGCATGTGGGTCGCAAGCATGACCACGGCGGTAACAAAATAAAAGTAAAGTATTTCGGTCAAGATACCAACTTGCACCGTTTATGGGACAGAGATTTAGTAGAAGGTGAAAACTTATCATTTTCAGAATTTGCTTACTTCATCGATACCAATAACAAAGAGCTGATTGCTGAATATTTAAACAGCGAGCCAAAAGACTGGGTTATGGAGTCATTCCACATTGCTCAAACATTATACGAAATAGAAGATGGTGACTTTTCTTATGCCTATGTGTACGAGCAGAGCAACACCATGAAAACCCGCTTATTACAGGGCGGAATAAGATTAGCAGGTGTGTTAAATGCCATATTTGACCCAGCTGCAATACCTTTGGTGAATGCTTTAAGCACGCACCAACACACTGAAGTTAATAATTAA
- a CDS encoding type 2 periplasmic-binding domain-containing protein, with protein MSTVCKVKEAGIKDTLVVYVPSEELANQIADKLCLNDVVGRQFGEVEVFWGYKLSDSIEFLGKGFADLILAKENIVEAFMVESTYNYQAVLGYPSYRAFFISLKEKPRLDKAYFLDKRIGLLEYPTSRSGHILPKAQLKKLDLNIENLDVRYANSHDALRALLASGEVDLISSYWKEDDQERFSHNYVTPISDNISGSKWYLKMEQRNTDLYCAVQKTLLSLAQQQMSSYFHQAEKYLVCGDNGSLLEMSDEQ; from the coding sequence GTGTCGACTGTATGCAAAGTCAAAGAGGCTGGAATTAAAGATACCTTAGTGGTGTATGTTCCCTCTGAAGAGTTGGCAAATCAGATTGCAGACAAACTTTGTTTAAACGATGTGGTGGGACGCCAGTTTGGTGAAGTCGAAGTGTTTTGGGGCTACAAGCTCAGTGATTCAATCGAGTTTTTGGGTAAAGGCTTTGCTGATCTGATCTTAGCTAAAGAAAACATTGTCGAGGCTTTTATGGTTGAATCTACTTACAACTATCAGGCTGTGCTTGGTTACCCCAGTTATCGCGCCTTTTTTATCTCACTGAAAGAAAAGCCACGTCTTGATAAAGCTTACTTTTTAGATAAACGCATTGGTTTGCTTGAATACCCAACCAGCCGCTCGGGGCATATTTTACCTAAAGCACAGTTGAAAAAGCTTGATTTAAACATAGAAAACTTAGATGTCCGTTATGCAAATTCTCATGATGCGCTGCGAGCGTTGCTGGCTTCAGGAGAAGTGGACTTGATTTCTTCCTATTGGAAAGAAGATGATCAAGAGCGTTTTTCGCATAATTACGTTACGCCAATCAGTGATAACATCAGTGGCAGTAAATGGTATTTAAAAATGGAGCAGCGCAATACGGATTTATATTGTGCGGTGCAAAAAACGCTCTTGAGTTTAGCGCAGCAGCAGATGTCGAGTTATTTCCATCAAGCTGAAAAATACTTAGTGTGCGGTGACAATGGTTCGTTATTGGAGATGTCTGATGAACAATAA
- the ushA gene encoding bifunctional UDP-sugar hydrolase/5'-nucleotidase UshA gives MLHTRLPLFVFTASLLGLVSCANDSGLPTSASSESVKRFTLLHTNDNHGRFWHNEEGEYGMAARKTLIDQLRSQAEQQGHAVLLLSGGDINTGVPESDMQFAEPDFKGMSLLGYDAMALGNHEFDNALDILAKQQAWSNFPFLSANIFQKSTGEHAFQPYEIFEKQGLTIAVIGLTTTDTSKIGNPEFIGHLEFAEPSRVTAQVIDTLTNTTQPDITIAVTHMGHYIDANHGINAPGDVTLARNLPAGMLDIIVGGHSQEPICMEAANVAKSDFQPGDACQPDQQNGTWIVQAHEWGKYVGKAEFEYQNDQLTLMSYELIPVNMQRETRHADGSTSKALAQPEIAKDPQMLAFLQPYQDKGDKQLSVAVAKLDGRLEGERKFARFEQTNLGRLIAAAQMERVKGDFGIISGGGIRSSIKPGEVSYKDILSVHPFKNRITYVDMKGDEVADYLSTIASFPPDSGAYCQFYGVELTLIQGKAENIRIQGQPLDVNKTYRFSINSYNAAGGDGYPSLKQHPGFVATDTTDAEVLKHFFIKHQRVNAADYAPQGEIQYQ, from the coding sequence ATGTTACATACTCGCCTGCCTTTATTTGTATTTACGGCATCATTGCTTGGCTTAGTCAGCTGCGCCAATGACTCAGGTTTGCCAACAAGTGCCTCTTCTGAGTCAGTTAAACGCTTCACGCTTTTACATACCAACGATAACCATGGCCGTTTTTGGCATAACGAAGAGGGTGAATACGGCATGGCTGCCCGTAAAACCTTAATTGATCAGTTAAGATCACAAGCCGAGCAACAAGGTCACGCGGTGCTCTTGCTATCAGGAGGCGACATCAACACCGGCGTTCCAGAATCTGATATGCAGTTTGCAGAGCCTGACTTTAAAGGCATGTCTTTACTGGGTTACGATGCCATGGCACTGGGCAATCATGAATTTGATAACGCTTTGGATATACTCGCCAAACAACAAGCCTGGTCTAACTTTCCTTTTTTATCGGCCAATATTTTTCAAAAATCCACTGGCGAACATGCTTTTCAACCCTATGAAATATTTGAAAAACAAGGTTTAACCATTGCGGTAATTGGTTTAACCACAACAGACACATCAAAAATTGGCAACCCTGAATTTATTGGTCATTTAGAGTTTGCTGAGCCTAGTCGCGTTACTGCGCAAGTCATCGATACATTAACCAATACCACACAGCCAGATATCACCATTGCTGTGACACATATGGGCCATTATATTGATGCTAATCATGGTATTAATGCCCCTGGCGATGTCACCTTAGCCCGTAATTTACCTGCTGGTATGCTCGATATTATTGTTGGCGGTCACTCTCAAGAACCCATTTGTATGGAAGCCGCTAACGTTGCAAAAAGTGATTTCCAACCAGGTGATGCCTGCCAACCTGATCAACAAAATGGTACTTGGATTGTCCAAGCCCATGAGTGGGGAAAATATGTCGGTAAAGCTGAATTTGAATACCAAAATGATCAACTAACACTGATGAGCTATGAACTTATTCCGGTGAATATGCAGCGTGAAACACGCCATGCCGATGGTTCAACAAGCAAAGCGCTCGCTCAACCAGAGATTGCAAAAGATCCACAGATGTTGGCTTTTTTACAACCGTATCAAGATAAAGGCGACAAGCAGCTTTCTGTTGCCGTTGCCAAGCTCGATGGGCGATTAGAAGGTGAGCGTAAATTTGCGCGCTTTGAGCAAACTAATCTTGGGCGATTAATTGCCGCAGCGCAGATGGAACGTGTAAAAGGCGATTTTGGCATCATTAGCGGGGGTGGGATTAGAAGTTCAATCAAACCCGGCGAAGTCAGCTACAAAGATATACTCTCTGTTCATCCGTTCAAAAACCGTATTACCTACGTCGATATGAAAGGTGATGAAGTGGCTGATTACTTAAGTACCATAGCGAGTTTTCCGCCAGATTCTGGTGCTTATTGCCAGTTTTACGGTGTAGAGCTCACGCTCATACAAGGCAAAGCAGAGAATATTCGTATTCAAGGGCAACCCCTTGATGTGAATAAAACCTACCGTTTTAGCATCAACAGCTATAATGCAGCCGGTGGCGATGGTTACCCTAGTTTGAAACAACACCCAGGTTTTGTTGCCACTGACACTACAGATGCGGAAGTGTTAAAGCACTTTTTTATTAAACATCAACGGGTTAATGCTGCCGATTACGCACCGCAAGGTGAAATCCAGTATCAATAA
- a CDS encoding peptidylprolyl isomerase: MRLPHTLLASALLTGAVYSATAHATLVELNTNQGNIKLHLFDETTPATVANFLNYANKGSYDDTVIHRAITGFVMQGGGFTFEDKLPLTPVATDPAVTNEPKHSNVKGTIAMAKQANNPNSATNQWFINLTDNNDPNNSLNLDQQNGGFTVFGQVVAADMAVVESIMNLTICDSSQLLNFSSPSPLINYTSIQCSDNTDIAEENLVKVMSVTVLDDDPASATNAGITPVENTLIKAEPTKPSSSSGSGSFGMWLMGALGLVALRRFK; this comes from the coding sequence ATGCGTTTACCTCATACATTACTTGCCAGTGCACTATTAACCGGCGCTGTTTACAGTGCCACAGCTCACGCGACCTTGGTGGAACTGAACACTAACCAGGGTAATATTAAGCTTCATTTATTTGATGAAACCACACCTGCGACAGTCGCGAACTTTTTGAATTATGCTAATAAAGGTAGCTATGATGATACAGTGATCCACCGCGCAATTACTGGTTTTGTGATGCAAGGAGGCGGGTTCACTTTTGAAGATAAGTTGCCATTAACGCCTGTTGCCACCGATCCTGCGGTGACGAATGAACCTAAGCATTCAAACGTCAAAGGCACCATCGCTATGGCTAAACAAGCGAATAATCCAAATAGTGCGACAAACCAATGGTTTATTAATTTAACAGATAATAATGACCCTAATAACTCATTGAACCTTGATCAACAAAATGGTGGTTTCACTGTTTTTGGTCAAGTTGTAGCTGCGGATATGGCTGTTGTAGAAAGTATTATGAATCTAACAATTTGTGATTCTTCACAACTTTTAAACTTTTCGTCACCATCACCATTAATCAATTACACCAGCATACAATGTAGTGATAATACTGATATTGCGGAGGAAAACCTAGTTAAAGTAATGAGTGTCACCGTACTCGATGATGATCCAGCCAGCGCCACAAATGCGGGTATCACGCCGGTTGAAAATACCTTGATTAAAGCTGAGCCCACAAAGCCAAGCTCTTCTTCTGGTTCGGGCAGTTTTGGCATGTGGTTGATGGGGGCGCTGGGCTTAGTGGCATTACGTCGTTTTAAATAA
- a CDS encoding MAPEG family protein: MEKWLFLAVLTQVLLTFVVMFIMGRRRFAAAKNKQIELSAFKTMSLESAPEPVIAAGRNFLTQFELPVLFYVAILICLQLNLTGWFSVGCASVFVISRIIHSVIHLGHNDVVKRYKSFVFGAFVLLVWWIGMAVQLMLR, from the coding sequence ATGGAAAAATGGTTATTTCTAGCCGTATTAACTCAAGTATTGCTGACGTTTGTGGTGATGTTCATTATGGGAAGGCGTCGCTTTGCTGCCGCTAAAAACAAACAAATTGAGCTCAGTGCATTCAAAACCATGTCTCTTGAAAGTGCACCTGAACCTGTTATTGCCGCAGGGCGAAATTTTTTAACTCAGTTTGAATTACCTGTGTTGTTCTACGTTGCCATTCTGATATGTTTACAGTTGAATTTAACTGGTTGGTTTTCTGTCGGATGTGCGAGTGTATTTGTTATCAGTCGTATTATCCACAGTGTCATCCATCTAGGGCACAACGATGTAGTAAAACGCTATAAGAGTTTCGTATTTGGTGCGTTTGTTTTACTGGTGTGGTGGATTGGCATGGCAGTGCAATTAATGTTGCGCTAG